The Bacillus sp. F19 DNA segment CTCTTTAAATCGGATCGATTGGTGAATGTTCTCTACTTCCTTGCCTGAGTGAAGGTTTTCCTCATCTTCTTCAAGAATTTCAATGATCCGCGCAGAAGCACCCATTGCTTTTTGCAGCTGTGTAAAAAAAGCCGTAAATTGAGTCATTGGAATGACAATCTGAAAGAGATAAAGAATAAAAGCAATCAAATCTCCTGAGGACAGAACTCCGGCTTGAACTCTTAAGCCTCCGTAGCCAAGGATCACTACGAGGAGCGACATAATCACAAGTGAGATTAACGGGCCAATCCATGCATGAATTTTTGCTTCTGCCAGACCAAATTGAAAAAGGCGGCCAACTCCGCTTTTCCCTGAGCTGTACTCTCTATGTTCCGCATTGGAGGATTTCACCAATCGGACATGAGATAATACTTCACTTAATAACGCTGTAAAGCCCGCCGTTTCATCCTGAAGACCTTTAGAGACTTTGTACATTTTTCTTCCCAGCGGAAGCAGTATCAGAATGGAGAGAGGAATTAAGGCAAGCATGATTAACGTCATTTTCCAGTCCAGATAAAGGAGAATGCCGAAGGATCCTATTATGGCAATGATTCCTGTAAAGAAGTTTGTAATATGATCTGTAATTAAACCTTTTAAAATGGCCGTATCATTTGTCATCCGGCTGATCATTTCACCGGTTTTATGATCGTCGTAAAATCGAACAGGAAGGTGGATATGCTTTTTCCAAAGTCTTTCCCTTAATCGTGCAACGACATGCTGACCGACATGATTGAGCAGGTAAATCGAAACCCCGCTTGTAATGGCCTGTGCTATGAAAGCTGATATCAGCAGAAAAATATGTATACTGCCGAATTTGTCAAAGCTGAAATCATCAATTAAATTCTTCGTGAACAATGGGATGACCAGACCGACAACTGTGGATAAAACGCTGAGCGTACCTGCAATTGCCATTCTTATCTTTGAAGGCTTTGTATTTCGTATCAGCTGAAAGAATACCCGCCAGCTGCTACCTGTCTTTTGTAAAGTCATCTCATTCTGTCTCCTATCCTGCATGCTTGCGTGCTATCCTTTATTATACATTTTCCCTCATAAAAGTTTAAATTTGAAACTTCGTGTACTCTCCGCATGTATTTCCATAAAAAAGGAAATGATAAGGTGCATATCAATATATAGAAAGCAGCAGGAAAAAAGATGGATAATTATTCAGGCGCCAATCAGTACAGACGGTATAAAGCTCATTTAAGCATGTTTGGAACGACACAATTTCATTTGAGAAACCCGTACATTATTGCATGGTGGTCTGCAGCCCTTCCGGGATTTGGACATCTGCTCCTGTCAAAATATTCAAGAGGACTGCTTTTATTTGTATGGGAAGTATTTATTAATATGCAATCTCATTTAAACATCGCCATGGTTTACTCTTTTTGCGGAGAAATTGACAAGGCACGGGATGCACTTGATTACCGCTGGACTCTTCTTTATATTCCTGTTTACATATTTGCAATCTGGGACAGTTACCGGACTACGATTGATTCTAATCGTGTTTTTCTGCTTGCTGAACGGGAAAATGCCCCCTTCAATACGTTTTCAATAGGGGCTGTGGAAATCAATTATTTAGATAAAAGAAACCCCCGAATGGCCGTCATTTGGTCTTTTCTGATGCCGGGAACAGGGCAGCTTTATATTAACCGCCTCATTACAGGTTTTTTCGCTTTGATATGGACGGTTGTTTTTGTTTATTATTCTAAGTGCCTGCTTGCCGTTCATTATTTATTTTTGGGGCAAGTACAGCATGCTACAGATATTCTGAATCCTTCATGGCTGATGTTTGTGCCTTCTGTGTACGGTTTTGCGGCCTATGATGCTTATATAAATACGGTTGAGAATAATAAACTTTTTATTGATGAGCAGAGAAATTTTCTGGTGAAAAATTATCAGCAATACCGTGTTAAATTTCCAGACAGGGTTTGAGAGGCGATATCTATTGCAAGTTTTTGCTACGTTTGATCACTCCACATATCTAGAACTGGCCATTTCTCAAATGGAACAAGAAGGAATACCAAAAGAGAGGATACTGGCCGTCTCATTACAAACAACAGACGATTCAATGAAACTAATGGATTCGATTCATCACTCTGATGGAATCAGTTTGTTTGATACAGGCGCTGCACTCGCGACCGCTTTTGCTGTAATAGGCGTAAGCATTGGGTTCCGTTTAGCGTGGGGGCCGGTTTATTGGGGCCTGATCGGAGCTTGCAGCGGACTCTTGCTTGGATTTCTTCTCAATTTATTCTATTATCGGGTGATAAAAAAGAAAAAGGTTAAGCTTCGGTCTAAAATGAAAGAAACAGAAGTAGTTTTAGTGATTGAATGTCATGAGGATTTTTATAGAAGAATCGAACAAGTTCTTTCGGATAACTATGCCATCGCAATCGGCTCTGTAAAATAAAAAGCAGTTAGACTGAAGCTTTTCAGTAGCTAACTGCTTTTTTTATTAAGCTTCCAGCTCCAATTGTGATGAGCCGCTATTATTATACGTATCTGCATCTAATTCTTTTGTCACTTTTCCAGTTAAAACTCCAGCTGTCATGCTTCCGCTGACATTCAATGCCGTACGTCCCATATCAATAAGAGGTTCAACTGATATAAGCAGACCTGCCAAAGCAATTGGCATATTCATGGTTGAGAGGACAAGGATTGCGGCAAATGTAGCCCCTCCGCCAACTCCGGCAACTCCGAATGAACTGATGGCAACCACCGCAATTAATGTAAAGATGAAAGAAGGACTTAAAGGGTCGATGCCGACTGTCGGTGCAATCATAACTGCAAGCATTGCAGGATAGATGCCTGCGCAGCCATTTTGTCCGATGCTAAGACCGAAAGATCCTGCAAAGTTTGCGATTCCCTCTGGTACACCGAGTTTCTTAGTTTGTGTGCTGATATTCAAAGGAAGCGTTCCTGCGCTCGTACGTGAAGTAAAAGCAAACGTCAATACAGGAAGTACTTTTCTAACATATATGATTGGGTTAAGTCCAGCAAGTGTTAACAGCAGCAAGTGAATGATAAACATAATAAGCAGCGCAACGTAAGAAGCTAGGACAAATTTCCCGAGTTTTAAGATGGAATCAAGATCACTTGAAGCCACTGTTTTTGTCATGATGGCAAGCACGCCGTAAGGAGTAAGTCGAAGAATGAGCGTGACGACCCTCATGATGATGGCGTAAAATGCATCAACTATGTTTGCAAATAACTCTGCATGCTGCGGTTCTTTCCGTTTAACACCTAAGAATGCCAGACCTAAGATTGCAGCAAAAATTACAACCGCTATCGTTGATGTCGGACGTGCTCCAGTAAAATCAAGAAATGGATTTCCAGGCAGCAATTCAAGGATTTTTTGAGGGAATGTCTGATCCTGAATCTCAGTGTAAGTTGCATCAAGAGCTTCCCCTCTTGCTGTTTCTGCCTCACCCTGCTCAATTTGGACAGCTTCTAAATTAAAGCCAAGAGAAGTGCCAATGCCAATTGCAGCAGAAATTGCAGTCGTACCAACAAGAATTCCTAAAATAAGAACACTTATTTTACCGATGTTATTTGACAATTTCATCTTCGTAAATGCTGCCAGAATCGAAATGAAAACAAGCGGCATTACAATCATTTGAAGAAGCTTTACATAGCCGCTTCCAACAATATTAAACCAGTCAATCGATTCAAGCAGTACCTCATTTTCCGGTCCATAAATAAATTGAAAAGCAAACCCGAGAATAATTCCCAAACCGAGTGCAGAAAATACACGTTTTGAAAACGATACATGTTTTTTCTGCATAAAAAATAATAAAAAGATAAGACCAAGCAGCACCGCTATATTAATAATAACTAAAATAGATGACACTTTTTCTCCCCCTAACATTTTCCTTTATTATTTAATAAAATATAATGCAATTATTCCAATCAGTCAAGTAGGAATTACTGACACAGATGACTTGATTCATCATATGTTGATCCTTCAGGAAATATTCATCAGGGGTTCCAACTCTCAGGGTTCCCTCATAAATTATTAAATCAGCTTCATATTGGGAGGCGAATGATTGCTGTGATTAAAATACAGAATGCTTATCAAAGCAATAATATATTAAATACATCCATATTAACCGGCGAGCAAAAAGAGATCCTGGATTTAATGGTAAAGTATGAAGAAGTTTATTCCTATGAACATTTTAATCAGCTAAAATTCGAATTGGACTTAAGAATTGAAATTGTAAAAGCGGCAACAGCTTTGTATCAAAGCGGCGTAAAGTTCACCACCTTTGCATATTCCCGCTGCAACCCGGTACTGTGGAATCTGACAAGTCAAGGGGCGATTGTCATAAAGCAGGGAGTTCCGCCGTCCGAAGGGATCAGGGATCTTTATGCAAACGGGAAGCTTTATGGCTTTGAATGCGCGACCGCCATTGTGGCCGTATTTTACAAAGCGGTGCTTGAGATCATTGAAGAGCGTCATTTCAATCGGCTATTTGCCGGAATGATTCTCTATGACTGGCATTACGATGATGATCTGGGCGTTTTTACAAGAAGGGGAAACGATTTTTTGCCGGGTGACTGTGTATATTTTAAAAACCCGGATTTTGATCCTGAAAAGCCTCAGTGGCGCGGAGAAAATGCAATCGATATGGGACATGATCTCTATTACGGTCATGGAATTGGAATTAAAGATGCAGAAGGAATTATCGCTTCATTGAATAAATATCGGAAAGAGGGAGCCGTTCAGACTGCCTATCTGCTTTCACAGGTTACAAGACTGGATTACAGATATTTATATGTTTACAGGAAGGCAGGCAGAGAAAACCAGGGAGCTTTCCCGCTAGCTGATGATCAGAAAATCATTTCTAAGATAGGATCGGCTGTTTATCTAAAATAACAGACAAAAAGCTGCCTATTATTTAGGCAGCCCCAGCTGGTTCTTATCAAAATATTTGCGCTGCAAGTAGTATTGTTCTCGTCCGAGGTATTGATTGACAATCAGCTCCATCTTGCCAAGGTCATCTCTGGTAACGACCGGATCGAGCTCACTCCACTTTACAACTCTAATAAAATAGTATTCTTTAATGGGAATGAAAACAACGGGTGAATTCGGCCACTTATCAAACCAAAATTCAATTCTGCCGTGTTTTCTATAAGAATAATGAATGATTTTCATTTTCCATCACCTACAAACAGAATACACGTTCCGGTCCAAAAAGAAAAGAAACAATCGGTTTTCTTTTTTTACCCTGACAAGCCTTATTCAAACGTTCTTAAAATCGCTCTCACAGGACTTCCATCTCCATCTACAATCGGCAGCGGCAAAGCAATTAACTCATAATCTCCCTGTTCGGCTGCACTTAAATCAAGCCCCTCTAAAATGAAAATTGAATGCTCTAAAAATGAATGATGGGCAGGAAGCTCTTTGCTTTTCATAAAATCAACAGAAGGAACATCCACACCTATCAGCTTGACTCCGATTTCTTTCAAGTAAGCAGCTGCATCAGGGTGAAAATATGAGAACTCTTCCGGAAACCTTAACGGGTCATCCCACGAATCCGTTCGGATCAACAGCCTTTCTGTTTCAGAAAGACCTGCTTTTTTCAGCTCGTGCGCTGTTATCACTTCAACATCCTGAAGGTGTATCACTTTTGCTTTTCCGCAGTAGATTGATAGATCGAGCTCATGCACTTTTTTCCCCTCTGAATCAACATGAAAAGGTGCATCTATATGCGTACCGGTATGGATGCTCATTTCAAGTTTGCCTACATTAACGGATCCGCTTGCTTCTTTTGTCCACATTAATTCAAAGTCAAATGGCGTATCGCCGGGCCACGTTGGCGTGCTATTTTGAATAGGTCTTGAAATATCAATAATCATTATGCGATCACCTCACGCTTATTTTCATATTGTTCATATCTTTTTTCCCTCATAATGTCCTTTAGAAACTGTATAGTTTTCCAAATTTCTTCGTATGATGTATACAATGCAACGGGTGCCAGTCTGATAATGTTTGGTGAGCGGTAATCCGGGATGACGCCAGCCTGCTTTAATGCTTTGCAAATCCTTGCTGCTTCAGGGTGCACGAGAGCTACGTGGCCCCCGCGCCTGTCATCTTCAGCAGGGTTGATAATGCGAAAAGCAAATCCTGAAAGCTCAGAATCAATTAAATCCATCATAATTCTTGTCATATTCAGCGACTTTTTGCGGATGGCTGAAAGTGTAGCCTCTTTAAAAAGCTGAAGAGACACTGACAGAGGCGCAGTACTGAAAATATGGGGCGTTCCAATTTGATAGGCTCCGGCAGAGGCCGCAGGAGTAAAGGTGTGCTCCATATCAAATTGAGACTCTTTATTCGATCCAAACCATCCGCTTAAGCCCGGCATTTTCCCCAAGTGCTTTTCATGAACAAACAGTCCTGCAGATGCACCGGGTCCTCCGTTTAAATACTTGTAATTGCACCAGTAGGCAAAATCAACTCCCCATTTGTGAAACTCATGCGGCACTGCTCCTACTGAATGGCACCCGTCAAACCCAATCAAAATCCCGCGTTCGCTTGCGGCTTTCGTCAGCTTTTCTATATTCAAAAGCTGTCCGCTCCGGTAAAGAACGGTAGGCAAAACGACTAATGCAATTTCATTTGTCATACAAGCTATGATATCGTCCTCTTCAAGGGTATGGCCATTCCTGCTTTTCGCCTTAACTAAATGGACATTCGGATCGAGTCCTCTTAATGACAGCTGACTCTGCAGCGCATATATGTCAGATGGAAAGTTCAGGTCATCTGCAAGAATCTTCGTCCGCTCCTTCTCTGGATGAAAAAAGCTAGCAGCGAGCTGATGCAGATTGACTGTTGTTGATCCGGTCACAACCACCTCATCAGGCTTCGCCCCTATTAAAAATGCAGATTGCTCGCCAAGCGTTTCTGATAAGTAGTACCAAGGCTTTTCTCCTTGAGTCCAGCCGTCAATCCCAAACTCCTTCCAGGCATCAAGCATGGACATCAGTGCTGCCTCTGCCCTTTTTGAAGGCAATCCAAGGGAATTTCCATCTAAATAAATCACATCTTTTTTCAGATAAAACTCATTTCGAAAATGGGCAAGCTCATCTTTCTCATCAAGAGCTGCCGCCTTTTTAAGATCCATTTGCATCCACTCCCTTCCAGCTGGATTTTGTTACAGCGTTCACTTGTCCAATTAATCTGTCCAAAATCTCTTTCGCAGACATAGATTCAGTAATCAGTCTTAATCCCTGTCCTGCCCATAATGACATGTTTTCCGCATTGAGCTCTTGTGCAGCATGACTGCGCAAACTTTTTGTCATTTCATTTTGTACAGGATAAGGTAAAATGCTTTCTTCAAAAGGTTTCATCTTTTGAATAAAGTCATTTTCAATCCCGCGGGCGTATTTGCCGGAAAACGCTCTTGTCAAAACGGTCTCATCTTCATTGCTGCTTAGTACCTTTGCTTTGTAAGCAGAAGGGGCCCCGCTTTCTGTACATGGAATAAATACACTTCCCAGCTGGACTGCATCTGCACCAAGGATCAGCGCTGCTGCTATTCCTCTTGCATCTGCAATCCCCCCAGCTGCAATAATTGGAAGGTTTAGAGCGTCTGCAGCTTGAGGTACAAGAGCCATTGTGCCAATACAAGAATCAGCGGATCGTTTAAATGTACCTCGGTGTCCTCCTGCTTCGCTTCCCTGCATGACGATAACGTCTGCACCCCGCTCTTCGAACAAAATAGCCTCCTCCACTGTTGTTGCTGTACCAATCACAATCCGGCCTGCCCGTTTAAGCTCCCTGACTGCTTCTATGGAAGGAAGGCCAAAAGTAAAAGAACAGATCGGCACATCATTATGAAGAACAGCCTCAAGCTGCTTCTCATAATTTGATTGACTCTTTTCATTTGTGAATGAAATATCTTCCGCCAGCATGTTTAATTTTTCAAGGACACCCTTCATCGTCTGAATATCTTCTTTGCTGATCCCTACTTCTTTCTCAGGGACGAAAAGATTCACATTAAAGGGTTTGTCTGTTAAACCTTTTATTTCTTTTATTTGTTGATCAAGCTGAACGGACGTTAAATACCCTGCACCGACTGATCCCAATGCTCCGGCCTCACTGACCGCGCCGACCAGCTTCGGGACAGTTATTCCTCCTGCCATCGGTGCTTGAACAATTGGGTATTCAATCTTAAGCAGCCTGCTTATAGAGGTATGATTCCATGTCATACAGTTTTCCTCCCATCTCAGAAGAATGCTGTATATCTTCTTCTACATGGCGGCCTCTGTTCCCTGCCATACTAAAAGGAATACCCGCATAGAAGCAAATATCGAGTTCATTTTGGCTGATTATGCTAAAATGGTAAAAAATAGATTCAGATAGATTGAGTTGTCTTAGTTGGAAGAGTTATGCCCGCTTTGCAATCCCGAAATGATAGAAGATCAAAAAGCGGTTCTGTCCAATGAACATTGCGTCTTTTTGCAAATGCCGCAAAAAGTGCTGAAAGGCTCGGGCTTAATCGTTCCAAGAGAGCACAGGCCAACCGTTTTCGATTTATCAGAAGAAGAGTGGCACGCAACTTTCAGCCTGCTAAAAGGAAGTGAAGAAATGGCTCGATGATGAGGATCAGCCTGATGGCTATACGATTGGATGGAATTCAGGAGAAACAGGCGGACAGCATATTTTTCACGCCCACCTGCATGTTATTCCCCGTTTCAAAGACGAGCCTTATGCAGGACGCGGCATTCGCTCCTGGCTGAAGGATATAGACAATATGAGGCCCTCTATCCTAGATTAAGAAATGCCCTTTTAGGGTAAAAAATAAAAAAGAGAAGAAATAGAAAGGAGTTTTTATCGATGGCTATTGTTTATATAAGCATCGCGCTTGTAGTTTGTGCACTCATTTATTTAGGAACCTCTGCTTTTAAAACGTTTAAAAAAGCACAGCCTGCATTGCAGGATCTTCAGGAAACGGCTAACCGCATTCAAAGGCAAACAGAGGGCATACAAACTGAAACAACCAAGCTAACTGCCACACAGCAGAAAATCATGTCAGATGTTGAATACAAAAAACAGACAGTCCAGACAACAATTGAGATCGCCAAAGAAACTCCGGAAACAATTAAAGGCTTTAAAGAGTTTTTGCCGGCAAAAAAAAATGAACGGTTTACTCATAAGGTACGGGGATAAAAAGAAGGCGGCTCGTCTAAATGAGCCGCCTTCTTTTCTGATTTCGGGGAGCAGCTCTCACTGCTTCCTCCACCATGTTTCTCCGATTTTCATGACCTTAAGCAGCTCTTTATCAAGCGAAAGTCT contains these protein-coding regions:
- a CDS encoding nitronate monooxygenase, producing MTWNHTSISRLLKIEYPIVQAPMAGGITVPKLVGAVSEAGALGSVGAGYLTSVQLDQQIKEIKGLTDKPFNVNLFVPEKEVGISKEDIQTMKGVLEKLNMLAEDISFTNEKSQSNYEKQLEAVLHNDVPICSFTFGLPSIEAVRELKRAGRIVIGTATTVEEAILFEERGADVIVMQGSEAGGHRGTFKRSADSCIGTMALVPQAADALNLPIIAAGGIADARGIAAALILGADAVQLGSVFIPCTESGAPSAYKAKVLSSNEDETVLTRAFSGKYARGIENDFIQKMKPFEESILPYPVQNEMTKSLRSHAAQELNAENMSLWAGQGLRLITESMSAKEILDRLIGQVNAVTKSSWKGVDANGS
- the kynU gene encoding kynureninase, whose translation is MQMDLKKAAALDEKDELAHFRNEFYLKKDVIYLDGNSLGLPSKRAEAALMSMLDAWKEFGIDGWTQGEKPWYYLSETLGEQSAFLIGAKPDEVVVTGSTTVNLHQLAASFFHPEKERTKILADDLNFPSDIYALQSQLSLRGLDPNVHLVKAKSRNGHTLEEDDIIACMTNEIALVVLPTVLYRSGQLLNIEKLTKAASERGILIGFDGCHSVGAVPHEFHKWGVDFAYWCNYKYLNGGPGASAGLFVHEKHLGKMPGLSGWFGSNKESQFDMEHTFTPAASAGAYQIGTPHIFSTAPLSVSLQLFKEATLSAIRKKSLNMTRIMMDLIDSELSGFAFRIINPAEDDRRGGHVALVHPEAARICKALKQAGVIPDYRSPNIIRLAPVALYTSYEEIWKTIQFLKDIMREKRYEQYENKREVIA
- the kynB gene encoding arylformamidase produces the protein MIIDISRPIQNSTPTWPGDTPFDFELMWTKEASGSVNVGKLEMSIHTGTHIDAPFHVDSEGKKVHELDLSIYCGKAKVIHLQDVEVITAHELKKAGLSETERLLIRTDSWDDPLRFPEEFSYFHPDAAAYLKEIGVKLIGVDVPSVDFMKSKELPAHHSFLEHSIFILEGLDLSAAEQGDYELIALPLPIVDGDGSPVRAILRTFE
- a CDS encoding ABC transporter ATP-binding protein/permease, which gives rise to MTLQKTGSSWRVFFQLIRNTKPSKIRMAIAGTLSVLSTVVGLVIPLFTKNLIDDFSFDKFGSIHIFLLISAFIAQAITSGVSIYLLNHVGQHVVARLRERLWKKHIHLPVRFYDDHKTGEMISRMTNDTAILKGLITDHITNFFTGIIAIIGSFGILLYLDWKMTLIMLALIPLSILILLPLGRKMYKVSKGLQDETAGFTALLSEVLSHVRLVKSSNAEHREYSSGKSGVGRLFQFGLAEAKIHAWIGPLISLVIMSLLVVILGYGGLRVQAGVLSSGDLIAFILYLFQIVIPMTQFTAFFTQLQKAMGASARIIEILEEDEENLHSGKEVENIHQSIRFKEIDFAYKKEEKILNKVTLEIKRGQTTAIVGPSGSGKTTLFSLVERYYLPTGGAIFLGDEQIDSFTLASWREQIGYVSQESPITSGTIKENICYGLTREVTDSEIAKAAKMAYADQFIEEYPAGYNTQVGERGVKLSGGQRQRIGIARALIRDPKILLLDEATSSLDSHSEIVVQKALGNLMSGRTTIVIAHRLSTVIDADQIIFLDKGRVTGTGTHSELLESHPMYREFAVQQLKLNDIRLNETV
- a CDS encoding DUF948 domain-containing protein; this translates as MAIVYISIALVVCALIYLGTSAFKTFKKAQPALQDLQETANRIQRQTEGIQTETTKLTATQQKIMSDVEYKKQTVQTTIEIAKETPETIKGFKEFLPAKKNERFTHKVRG
- a CDS encoding protein-glutamine gamma-glutamyltransferase — encoded protein: MIKIQNAYQSNNILNTSILTGEQKEILDLMVKYEEVYSYEHFNQLKFELDLRIEIVKAATALYQSGVKFTTFAYSRCNPVLWNLTSQGAIVIKQGVPPSEGIRDLYANGKLYGFECATAIVAVFYKAVLEIIEERHFNRLFAGMILYDWHYDDDLGVFTRRGNDFLPGDCVYFKNPDFDPEKPQWRGENAIDMGHDLYYGHGIGIKDAEGIIASLNKYRKEGAVQTAYLLSQVTRLDYRYLYVYRKAGRENQGAFPLADDQKIISKIGSAVYLK
- a CDS encoding L-cystine transporter, which translates into the protein MSSILVIINIAVLLGLIFLLFFMQKKHVSFSKRVFSALGLGIILGFAFQFIYGPENEVLLESIDWFNIVGSGYVKLLQMIVMPLVFISILAAFTKMKLSNNIGKISVLILGILVGTTAISAAIGIGTSLGFNLEAVQIEQGEAETARGEALDATYTEIQDQTFPQKILELLPGNPFLDFTGARPTSTIAVVIFAAILGLAFLGVKRKEPQHAELFANIVDAFYAIIMRVVTLILRLTPYGVLAIMTKTVASSDLDSILKLGKFVLASYVALLIMFIIHLLLLTLAGLNPIIYVRKVLPVLTFAFTSRTSAGTLPLNISTQTKKLGVPEGIANFAGSFGLSIGQNGCAGIYPAMLAVMIAPTVGIDPLSPSFIFTLIAVVAISSFGVAGVGGGATFAAILVLSTMNMPIALAGLLISVEPLIDMGRTALNVSGSMTAGVLTGKVTKELDADTYNNSGSSQLELEA